A window of Zingiber officinale cultivar Zhangliang chromosome 5A, Zo_v1.1, whole genome shotgun sequence contains these coding sequences:
- the LOC121982066 gene encoding protein PHOTOPERIOD-INDEPENDENT EARLY FLOWERING 1-like isoform X1, which produces MASKGPRSKLDHETRARRQKALDAPKEPPRPKAHWDHVLEEMVWLSKDFESERKWKLAQAKRVAIRASKNVVDYATREEKKVKEEEQRLKKVALNISKDVKKFWTKIEKLVLYKYQLEAEERKKKALDRQLDFLLGQTERYSTMLAENLVDMHYSKTVDVDSKIKDDETVNNQMVNTIATQLDKVESDIDFSIRSADDIEDDDHAIVVDEAHINEEEKREELEALKVEADLSFEDLHEFHSINNFSTKRSPDFDKSSTMFVEQKDQSKEYWNHVNGSKNVSESLLRNSYCSENVDHPTPGINHAQYFISQLSHRESNGNEDISSFEGQLTIKKSHSNPCSENVDSCEEGHPNLDVSDDVDDMDYNLVGEEKDDEVTISEEENLAKKEVANHLEEIKLLQEESEIPIEELLARYKKVSCIDDGTEKSECSSSGSDDQQDCSVNEDVHYKTKLIDGAQQQDNHPDLDESESVLEEMKINHGSIVEGKESEIIISDAAAAARSAQPTGNTFLTTKVRTKFPFLIKHPLREYQHIGLDWLVTMYEKRLNGILADEMGLGKTIMTIALLAHLACEKGIWGPHLIVVPTSVMLNWETEFLKWCPAFKILTYFGSAKERKHKRQGWLKPNYFHICITTYRLVIQDSKVFKRKKWKYLILDEAHLIKNWKSQRWQTLLNFNSKRRMLLTGTPLQNDLMELWSLMHFLMPHVFQSHQEFKDWFCNPISGMVEGQEKVNKEVIDRLHNVLRPFILRRLKRDVEKQLPKKHEHVIYCRLSRRQRNLYEDFVASSETQATLASANFFAMISVIMQLRKVCNHPDLFEGRPIVSSFDMPGIDMQLSSAICTIFSSSPFSQVDLCGLNFVFTRNELCMTSWLTSEVTAIACSSNMIQDAWLETSGCFSFIQSSYDWKKNNHGSNIFEKIQKALLEERVKQVKERAASIAWWNSLRCEKKPVYGTNLRKLVTVKHPVFDIHEQKNSTSCYLNFSSKLADITLSPLERFQKIHDLIECFMFAIPASRSSSPVCWCSKVRSPVFLDPAYKEECTEIISPLLSPIRPAIVRQQVYFPDRRLIQFDCGKLQELAVLLRRLKIEGHRALIFTQMTKMLDILEAFINLYGYTYMRLDGSTSPEDRQTLMQRFNTNPKFFLFILSTRSGGVGINLVGADTVIFYDSDWNPAMDQQAQDRCHRIGQTREVHIYRFISESTIEENILKKANQKRALDDLVIQSGSYNMEFFKKLDPMELFSGHGSLGLENLQKGNSSTIDYSVNQVETLFSNVDVEAAIKHAEDEADYMALKKLEEEEAVDNQEFTEDVTGRSEDDEPANWDDIKLDERVAEEQNCLSSAVKNDNDVVLSSCNMNEQKSITLTMEDDDIDMLADVKQMAAAAAAAGQASSSFENQLRPIDRYAMRFLELWDPVVDKSAIIYQANVEEQEWELDRIEKFKDDLEAEIDEDQEPFKYERWDAEFATTAYRQHVEALAQQQLLEERESEAQFAEDADDENGTIKNATPNQRKPTTKKKMKKTKFKSLKKGSLSSDMEVVNEELELDAMSIDDKVFSPEISFVESPPCSPVRRKRKKVSLSEDDENSLRKSKKKVKKASRCNHAVDSDSFAKYTIETTELNLGEGAIESGVANRLKSDGRISIASAAGKRVLVVKPEKLRKRGHVWSRECFPSPDSWSSLEDALLCAIVHEYGINWSFASDILYGVPGGGSYRGRYRHPVHCCERFRELFFKYVLSAVDITNTEKNSSSGSGKALLKVTEDQIRALLNVTSELPDNELLLQKHFVAIISSVWRAKCRVNVRQSMAYSKVGFYLNKNFSASSLKKSPRLTEKMSLTNLRECSKLVSRALVDVHNSHEDPMIVTNKLNSNSNFEHMDLILGFPRIPVESESAFPLAISVSIHSPVLLEEAKEPPCQSLLAEPSCMIAENRFRLASEACFEGDGYGWALSTFPSYDHNKKRFGTKSQLLGKHKSGADFVKPRKLKSQLTSETQDDASNHIPLPPSTTEYAMSDSDYDIFHLDALLEEPEQLEHLSHFDDPSFHGDLEELDMLPDITDIG; this is translated from the exons GAAGATGATGACCATGCTATTGTGGTAGATGAAGCTCATATtaatgaggaagagaagagagaggaACTAGAGGCCTTGAAGGTTGAAGCTGATCTTTCATTTGAGGACCTTCACGAATTTCACTCAATAAATAACT TTAGCACGAAAAGGAGTCCCGATTTCGATAAAAGCTCAACTATGTTTGTTGAGCAAAAAGATCAGAGTAAGG AATACTGGAACCATGTTAATGGGTCCAAAAATGTTTCAGAGAGTTTGTTGCGTAATTCTTATTGTTCAGAAAATGTGGATCATCCTACACCTGGAATCAATCATGCACAATACTTTATAAGTCAGCTCTCGCAT AGAGAAAGTAATGGTAATGAAGACATTTCCTCCTTTGAAGGACAGTTAACTATCAAGAAATCACATTCAAATCCTTGTTCAGAAAATGTCGACTCATGTGAAGAGGGACATCCAAATCTCGATGTCAGTGATGATGTG GATGATATGGATTACAATCTTGTAGGAGAAGAGAAG GATGATGAGGTGACAATATCTGAAGAGGAAAACTTGGCAAAGAAAGAAGTTGCTAACCATCTTGAGGAG ATAAAATTACTGCAAGAAGAGAGTGAAATCCCTATTGAAGAGCTGCTTGCAAGGTACAAGAag GTTTCATGCATTGATGATGGTACAGAGAAGTCCGAATGTTCTTCCTCTGGTTCTGATGATCAACAAGATTGCTCAGTGAATGAGGACGTTCATTACAAAACCAAATTGATTGATGGTGCACAACAACAGGACAATCACCCAGATCTTGACGAATCAGAATCTGTTTTGGAAGAGATGAAGATAAATCATGGTAGCATAGTAGAAGGGAAGGAGAGTGAAATTATAATTTCTGATGCTGCAGCTGCTGCAAGATCAGCTCAACCAACTGGAAACACTTTCTTAACTACAAAAGTGCGGACAAAGTTCCCTTTCCTTATTAAGCATCCTCTTCGTGAGTATCAACATATTGGCCTAGATTGGCTCGTAACAATGTATGAAAAGAGGTTAAATGGAATTCTAGCAGATGAAATGGGTTTAGGTAAGACAATCATGACAATTGCTCTTCTTGCACACCTGGCCTGTGAGAAAGGAATTTGGGGTCCTCATCTCATTGTGGTACCAACCAGTGTCATGCTCAACTGGGAAACTGAATTTCTCAAATGGTGCCCTGCGTTTAAGATACTAACCTACTTTGGGAGTGCAAAAGAAAGGAAGCATAAACGGCAGGGTTGGTTAAAACCTAATTACTTTCATATATGTATAACTACCTACAGGCTTGTTATACAGGATTCAAAAGTATTTAAGCGAAAGAAATGGAAATATCTTATTCTGGATGAAGCTCACCTGATTAAGAACTGGAAATCTCAAAGGTGGCAGACTTTACTAAATTTTAACTCTAAACGAAGAATGCTGTTGACTGGAACACCATTGCAGAATGATCTTATGGAACTTTGGTCCTTGATGCATTTCTTAATGCCTCATGTTTTTCAGTCTCATCAAGAATTCAAAGATTGGTTTTGCAATCCTATATCTGGCATGGTGGAGGGCCAGGAAAAAGTTAACAAAGAAGTCATTGATAGATTGCATAATGTACTTCGTCCGTTCATTTTAAGGCGCTTAAAAAGAGATGTTGAAAAACAACTGCCAAAGAAGCATGAGCATGTGATTTATTGCAGGCTTTCTAGAAGGCAAAGAAATTTGTACGAGGATTTTGTTGCCAGCTCAGAAACTCAAGCAACATTGGCAAGTGCTAACTTTTTTGCAATGATCAGTGTTATAATGCAGCTACGCAAAGTTTGTAATCATCCAGACCTTTTTGAAGGCCGCCCAATTGTGAGTTCATTTGACATGCCTGGTATTGACATGCAATTGAGCTCTGCTATTTGTACCATATTTTCTAGTAGCCCATTTTCTCAAGTAGATCTCTGTGGTTTGAATTTTGTGTTCACCAGAAATGAACTTTGCATGACTTCATGGTTAACCAGTGAAGTGACCGCTATTGCTTGCTCTTCGAATATGATACAGGACGCTTGGCTTGAAACTTCAGGCTGTTTTTCATTTATCCAGAGTAGTTATGACTGGAAGAAGAATAATCATGGGAGTAATATATTTGAAAAGATTCAGAAGGCCCTCCTTGAGGAAAGAGTTAAACAAGTTAAAGAAAGAGCAGCTTCAATTGCATGGTGGAATTCCTTGCGGTGTGAGAAGAAGCCAGTCTATGGAACTAATTTGAGGAAGCTTGTAACTGTAAAACATCCAGTCTTTGACATTCACGAGCAGAAGAACAGCACTTCATGCTACTTAAATTTTTCATCAAAACTGGCAGACATAACTCTCTCACCACTTGAGCGTTTTCAGAAAATACATGACTTAATAGAGTGTTTTATGTTTGCAATTCCTGCTTCACGTTCCTCTTCTCCAGTTTGCTGGTGCAGTAAAGTTAGATCCCCTGTTTTTCTGGATCCAGCATATAAGGAAGAATGCACTGAGATCATTTCGCCTTTATTATCACCAATTAGACCTGCCATTGTTCGGCAACAAGTTTATTTTCCTGATAGGCGCCTGATTCAATTTGACTGTGGGAAGCTACAGGAGCTTGCAGTTCTGCTAAGACGTCTTAAAATTGAAGGACACAGAGCTTTGATCTTTACTCAAATGACTAAGATGCTTGATATCTTGGAGGCTTTCATTAATTTGTATGGGTATACTTACATGCGACTAGACGGATCTACATCACCTGAAGATAGACAGACATTGATGCAGCGTTTTAATACAAAtcccaaattttttttatttattttatccacACGTAGTGGTGGTGTAGGGATTAATCTAGTTGGTGCAGATACAGTCATTTTTTATGACAGTGACTGGAATCCTGCAATGGACCAACAAGCACAAGATAGGTGCCATAGAATTGGACAGACAAGAGAAGTGCACATCTACCGATTTATTAGTGAGTCTACAATTGAGGAGAATATATTGAAGAAGGCAAACCAGAAGCGTGCACTTGATGATTTGGTAATTCAGAGTGGCAGCTATAATATGGAGTTCTTCAAGAAACTTGATCCTATGGAACTATTTTCTGGTCATGGAAGTCTGGGTCTGGAAAATTTGCAGAAAGGGAACTCAAGCACCATTGATTATTCTGTTAATCAAGTGGAAACACTTTTTTCTAATGTAGATGTTGAAGCAGCTATCAAACACGCTGAAGATGAAGCAGATTATATGGCCCTTAAAAAGTTAGAAGAGGAAGAGGCTGTTGATAACCAAGAATTTACTGAAGATGTCACTGGTAGATCAGAGGACGATGAGCCGGCTAATTGGGATGACATTAAACTTGATGAAAGAGTTGCAGAAGAGCAGAACTGCTTGAGTTCTGCTGTAAAAAATGATAATGATGTTGTCTTATCCAGTTGTAATATGAATGAACAAAAGAGTATCACATTAACAATGGAAgatgatgatattgatatgcttGCTGATGTTAAGCAGATGGCAGCGGCAGCAGCAGCTGCTGGGCAAGCAAGTTCATCGTTTGAGAACCAGCTTCGTCCAATTGATAGATACGCAATGCGATTTCTGGAACTCTGGGATCCAGTAGTTGACAAATCTGCTATAATATATCAGGCAAATGTTGAAGAGCAAGAATGGGAGCTTGATCGTATTGAGAAATTTAAGGATGATCTAGAAGCTGAGATTGATGAAGATCAGGAACCATTTAAATATGAAA GATGGGATGCTGAGTTTGCAACCACGGCATACCGTCAGCATGTTGAAGCTTTGGCTCAACAGCAG TTGTTGGAAGAACGAGAGTCTGAAGCTCAATTTGCTGAGGATGCAGATGATGAGAATGGCACTATCAA GAATGCAACACCTAATCAGAGGAAGCCTACCACGAAAAAGAAGATGAAAAAGACAAAGTTCAAGTCTTTGAAGAAAGGATCTCTATCATCTGATATGGAAGTTGTCAATGAAGAACTAGAACTAGATGCCATGTCTATTGATGATAAAGTTTTTTCACCAGAGATTAGTTTTGTTGAATCTCCACCTTGCTCACCAGTCAGAAGAAAGCGTAAGAAGGTTTCTCTGTCAGAAGATGACGAAAATAGCTTGAGAAAAAGCAAAAAGAAAGTTAAGAAAGCTTCTCGCTGTAATCATGCTGTCGACTCTGACAGCTTTGCTAAGTATACCATTGAAACTACGGAATTGAACCTTGGAGAAGGTGCCATAGAGTCAGGAGTAGCAAACAGATTGAAGTCTGATGGTAGGATTTCTATTGCATCTGCTGCAGGGAAACGTGTTTTGGTGGTGAAGCCGGAAAAGTTAAGAAAGAGGGGTCACGTTTGGTCCAGAGAATGTTTTCCTTCTCCAGACAGTTGGTCATCTCTGGAAGATGCGTTATTGTGTGCAATTGTTCATGAGTATGGAATTAATTGGAGTTTTGCGAGTGACATACTTTATGGTGTACCTGGTGGTGGGTCTTACAGAGGGCGGTATCGCCATCCTGTCCATTGTTGTGAGAGATTCCGAGAACTGTTTTTCAAGTATGTTCTATCTGCTGTGGACATTACTAACACTGAAAAGAATAGCTCCTCTGGTTCTGGAAAGGCACTTTTAAAAGTGACTGAG GACCAAATACGTGCATTGCTCAATGTTACAAGTGAGTTACCTGATAATGAGTTACTCCTCCAGAAACATTTTGTAGCTATTATTTCTTCTGTTTGGAGAGCGAAATGTCGTGTCAACGTGCGTCAAAGCATGGCATATTCTAAAGTTGGCTTTTATCTGAATAAGAATTTTTCTGCCTCATCTCTGAAGAAGTCTCCAAGACTTACGGAAAAGATGAGTTTAACAAACTTGAGAGAATGTAGCAAGTTGGTATCGAGGGCCCTTGTTGATGTTCATAATAGTCATGAAGATCCAATGATTGTTACCAACAAGCTCAACTCTAATTCTAACTTCGAACATATGGATTTGATATTGGGTTTTCCCAGAATACCTGTGGAATCTGAGAGTGCTTTCCCGTTGGCTATTAGTGTTTCAATACATAGCCCTGTACTTCTGGAAGAAGCAAAGGAACCTCCTTGTCAATCTTTACTGGCAGAACCATCATGTATGATTGCTGAAAATCGTTTCAG GTTGGCATCTGAAGCCTGTTTTGAGGGTGATGGTTATGGATGGGCCTTATCTACTTTTCCATCATATGATCACAACAAAAAACGATTTGGAACGAAGTCTCAATTGTTAGGCAAACACAAATCCGGAGCTGATTTTGTAAAGCCTAGGAAATTGAAATCTCAATTGACTTCAGAAACACAGGATGACGCTAGCAACCATATTCCACTACCACCATCGACCACAGAATACGCCATGTCTGACAGTGATTATGATATTTTTCATCTGGATGCACTTCTTGAAGAGCCAGAGCAATTAGAACATCTCTCGCACTTTGACGATCCTTCTTTTCATGGTGACCTTGAGGAGTTGGATATGCTGCCGGATATTACTGATATTGGATGA